Proteins encoded in a region of the Pseudomonas denitrificans (nom. rej.) genome:
- the recX gene encoding recombination regulator RecX, with the protein MAVELDNPVAVRRVAMDLLARREHGRAELSRKLRQRGATQDLIDPALDRLAEEGLLNESRYLESYIASRARAGYGPVRIREELSQRGLPRSEIDGALSESGVDWSENLREVWRRKFARLPQDARERAQQGRFLSYRGYSMEAISRLLSGRRSDD; encoded by the coding sequence ATGGCCGTCGAGCTCGATAACCCCGTCGCGGTGCGGCGGGTCGCCATGGACCTGCTGGCAAGACGCGAGCATGGCCGGGCCGAGCTCTCGCGCAAGCTGCGGCAACGCGGCGCCACGCAGGACCTGATCGATCCCGCCCTCGACCGTCTGGCCGAGGAAGGGCTGCTCAACGAAAGCCGCTACCTGGAAAGCTACATCGCCAGCCGTGCGCGGGCCGGTTACGGTCCGGTGCGGATTCGCGAGGAGCTGTCGCAACGTGGTTTGCCCCGTAGTGAGATCGACGGTGCGCTGAGCGAGTCGGGTGTCGACTGGAGTGAAAACCTGCGTGAAGTATGGCGACGCAAGTTCGCCCGACTGCCGCAGGACGCTCGCGAGCGAGCCCAGCAGGGCCGGTTCCTGAGCTATCGGGGCTACTCGATGGAAGCCATCAGCCGGCTTCTGAGCGGTCGACGATCAGATGATTGA